The Schistocerca gregaria isolate iqSchGreg1 chromosome 4, iqSchGreg1.2, whole genome shotgun sequence genome contains a region encoding:
- the LOC126267638 gene encoding uncharacterized protein LOC126267638 — translation MENSMDVLAVLLFTLAALLLCVKTSVVLLDSNECNRGIRNTETQKRTENFPRITGNKLEADFDKWFQPNTEGDEDCNTLLRNGVEEHKSDICSGEIIPTAKTPPLDVLQSELGHSAGTRVDCSHIRPGVSFGPHIGRNLPEPGTWFGPRIGRSNPAPGTWFGPRIGRSYSEPGTWFGPRVGRSHPGKWFGPRVGRSYPESQMWFGPRVGHSYSDPAMWVGPRVGHVHFETELEM, via the coding sequence ATGGAGAACAGCATGGACGTCTTAGCTGTACTTCTCTTCACTTTAGCGGCTCTGCTCTTGTGTGTCAAAACTTCAGTGGTATTACTAGATTCAAACGAGTGTAATAGAGGAATCCGAAATACTGAAACACAGAAACGTACTGAAAATTTTCCACGCATTACAGGGAACAAATTGGAAGCAGATTTCGATAAATGGTTTCAACCCAATACTGAAGGCGACGAGGACTGTAATACATTACTTCGAAACGGCGTTGAAGAACATAAATCAGACATTTGTTCTGGAGAGATTATTCCTACAGCAAAAACACCTCCCCTTGATGTGTTACAAAGTGAATTAGGTCATTCAGCAGGAACCCGTGTTGATTGTAGTCACATCAGACCTGGGGTGTCATTTGGACCTCACATAGGACGGAACCTTCCGGAGCCTGGCACATGGTTTGGACCTCGTATAGGACGCAGCAATCCTGCTCCTGGAACGTGGTTTGGACCTCGTATTGGACGTAGTTATTCAGAACCAGGGACGTGGTTTGGACCTCGAGTTGGACGCAGCCATCCTGGAAAGTGGTTTGGACCTCGTGTTGGACGTAGCTATCCAGAATCACAGATGTGGTTTGGACCTCGTGTTGGACACAGCTATTCAGATCCAGCGATGTGGGTTGGACCTCGTGTTGGACACGTCCATTTTGAAACTGAACTGGAAATGTAG